The nucleotide sequence GTATAGGAATTTCGGCGATGACCGGAAAAAATTTGGATAAGGTTAAAGAGAAAATGATAGGCAAAACCAGTATGTTCTCAGGGCATAGTGGTACCGGTAAATCTACGCTCATCAATGCGTTAGAACCATCATTAGATCTTAAAACCTCTGTAATAAGCACACAACATAAACAAGGGCAACATACCACAACATTTGCAGAAATGTACGATCTTAGTTTTGATGCAAGAATTATTGATACTCCCGGAATTAAAGGTTTTGGGATCGTGGAAATGGAAAATGAAGAATTAGGAAATAATTTTCCTGAATTTTTTGCAGTTAAGCAAAACTGTAAATTCCATAATTGTATTCATGTGGAAGAGCCAAAATGTGCAGTAAAAGATGGTTTGGAGGAGGGGAGCATAGCCTGGTCTAGGTATAAAAGTTATTTGCAGATCATGGCAGGAGAAGATGAGCAGCAATATAGAATAGATAATTATACCGAAGAATGAAGGTAATCTTACAAAGAGTTACTCAAGCTTCGGTTTCTATTGAAAACAAAGTAAAAGCTAGTATAGATCAAGGACTTTTAATTCTGCTAGGAATTGAAAATGAAGATACTTCAGAAGATATTAGCTGGTTATGTAAAAAGATCTTAAACATGCGCATCTTTAATGATGAAAATGAAGTAATGAATTTATCTTTAGATGACATACAGGGAGAAATTCTGCTTATAAGTCAGTTTACCTTGCATGCCAGCACCAAAAAAGGGAATAGACCAAGTTATATAAAGGCTGCTAAGCCAGACGTTGCAATTCCGCTTTACAAGAAGTTTATTCAGGAAATGCAATCACTGCTAGGAAAAGAGATAAGTACAGGAACTTTTGGTGCAGATATGAAAGTTTCATTGTTAAATGATGGTCCGGTTACCATCATCATAGATTCAAAGAATAGAGAATAATTTTGCATATTCTTAATTAAATCTTAATTTTAGCGAAATACTTTTCCTAAAATGCGATTGAAAATTCTATTTATTCTGTTAATAGCAGGATATTCTTCTATTTCCTACGGTCAGGAAAAAGATCTGGCTATATCAAAAATTCCATTTCAACTTTTACTCAATGTAAATTCTGTTGTTAGAAATGAAGAGCTACTTATAGAGGTAGAAGATGTAGATAAAATGAGCATCATTACCAAAAAAGTGATCACCGTTTTAAATGCCAATGGAGATGATTCTGCTATTGCTTATCAATATTACGATGATAATATTAAGATCAGAAAGCAGTTCCTTAAAGTTTATAATGCTACAGGTAATGAGATTAAAGAGTATAAGCAGCGAGATTTTAAGGATGTAAGCGGCGTTAGTACCAATGACCTATTTTCAGATAACAGGATTAGTTATTTAGATTATACACCTACTGAATATCCATACACTATAGAATATT is from Gillisia sp. Hel1_33_143 and encodes:
- the rsgA gene encoding ribosome small subunit-dependent GTPase A, which translates into the protein MKGIVYKSTGSWYHVKAEDNKVYRCRIKGKFRMQGIKSTNPVAVGDKVEFDLEETGDDVFGVIKTIEERENYIIRKSVNLSKQTHIIASNIDQAFLLVTLNNPPTFTTFIDRFLVTAEAYHIKTILLFNKIDTYTPEETDEIRYLAALYREIGYECIGISAMTGKNLDKVKEKMIGKTSMFSGHSGTGKSTLINALEPSLDLKTSVISTQHKQGQHTTTFAEMYDLSFDARIIDTPGIKGFGIVEMENEELGNNFPEFFAVKQNCKFHNCIHVEEPKCAVKDGLEEGSIAWSRYKSYLQIMAGEDEQQYRIDNYTEE
- the dtd gene encoding D-aminoacyl-tRNA deacylase, with the protein product MKVILQRVTQASVSIENKVKASIDQGLLILLGIENEDTSEDISWLCKKILNMRIFNDENEVMNLSLDDIQGEILLISQFTLHASTKKGNRPSYIKAAKPDVAIPLYKKFIQEMQSLLGKEISTGTFGADMKVSLLNDGPVTIIIDSKNRE